GCAATCGACTCGATAAAGAGTTTTTATGTCAATCTAATGATGACTTTCCTTTGGCAATCGCCACGCAATGCGAATGTTGCATAACTCGACACAAAATTGCTGCTCAAACAATGAGCccaattgtaattaaaaagttgtCTGCTTAATGGGAATGAGGTTTGCCGGCTGAGAGACTGAAAGGCTGCGGAGAGATGATAGATGTCAAATGGTAGATTAAGCGACCCAATTAttagtggcggtggcggtgtgggatgttgccaatttttgtgaaatatgtacacacatatgtacatcggtacatacatacatacatatgtatatggaaaaGGAAAGTGAAATTGCAGGCAATGGAAAATTTAAATCCGAATGTGTGGCCCACACGAGACTCTAGCTCGAGCCTGAGGTTGAGGGCCATAAAATACGACAAAAATCTATGCTCCAtgctgtctgttgtctgctgtctgtATCCATGACGCCTAAGGTCTCTCGTACTTAACTTCATGGTAAacagagttttatttttattgttgcgcTGACGGCGAGAcccatttttaattgttgctcgCCTCTGGGTAACCATTTGGAGTGCAGATCTaattgcagccacagccatggaTATGCTTTTTGAATTATCTATGtctatttttatattttatgttttcagTATAtatgtttctgtgtgcgtgtgtgtggcggcGGCCTTTTGCAAGTCAGCGTtcttcaagttcaagttcgGGGCGCTCCATCATTATGGCGATCAAAGTTTGGCGCTGTTCACACTTAATGATTTCACCCAACTAAAGTTTCGACTGATTTTCAGCAGCTCGGATGCATAAATCACTGAAGCAAATGCGTTCAAAGTCATACCACAAACAAGTAAGGCAGTTTGGATGTTATGGAAAGATGTTTGAAATACCCTTAAGAATATTAGcagaatatttcaaataataaataaatcttggCAAAAGTAGAGATTACATTTTAATAGTGTCTTAAAGATAGATTAAACCTCTTTCTTTGCATTACAAAACCACAAATACCCTTATCAAGGGTATTTGCACGGGTGTCTCAGCAAAATGTGAAGCGATTTTGAATCGATTTGAAGTTGTTGGCTGCCACTTGAGCGCACTTCTCGCCtgctggaaaatgcaattaaatttaatttactaaACGACCTCACATCGCCATCGGATGCTGCCACATTTCATGTTTTATGCGCAAGTGTCTATCGACTTGTTGatatttgaaatgcattttgaagATGCGCTCGTAAAGTGCGACTGCGAGTGCGTGAGAGGACATCTCGAACAGAATCAGAAGCTGATTCGCCTTGTAGGGGTGAACTTGAGCCCACTTGAGCATTGACAGTGCATAACTAAGCAGTTTCCATTGTGGAATCGTCATTAAGATAACAGCTAGctatttttattaaagaatTTTTAGGTCTGTGAGTTTCATTataatcaaaattattttatcTGTGAGCAAAAATTATAATCTTGCACTTTCTTCAAGGACTTTCAACAAATATTACGCTTTGTTGCTACAGTTCGGTACTTGAATATATCAATAATTGTCTGTGAAAATATGGACAAcccttctctctttttgcttattattttgcttgccatattattttatttatttctctttcaCCCTTTCTGGTTTGCTTCTTCAACACCTTTTGGCTAATGACAAGCAAATTGTGCCGGAGGCAATTTAagctttattgattttattgacACCGTTTTTGTGCATCTTTTGTATCTTCAAATAATATCCAATTGTTACATAAAAGATAGCAGACTCGaggcaaattaaaataaaatcaactaTTAATGCATAATCATTTGTTTGAGCCAAGCATGTAACGGTCTTAAGTGATCAATgtctttttgcatttatttcttttatattttcggCAAAGCATGCCAAAACCAATGATTCAGGCAGCAAACTTGTCCAACGAACACGTTCGACACGGTTTGATgatgcaccagcagcagcacactgACACAGTTAAGTggctccaactgcaactgcaactgcaacttcaacGTCAACTGCTGCCGTCAGATTAATGCTCTTAACTTGCAAGCAGCCTCAGCTCAGCTCTGACATTACCGTTTCTTTTCATGCAACTCAAGAAGTTACATGAAACAGAAAGTGAGGTTCGGCATTGTTTTGGCTGCCAATACCAGCGTAGTCGAGAAACAGTTTTTACTCAAATTTGGATATCAAGaatatttaatcaaaagtTGGAAAATGTCTGTGTTATATGGTACACCTTACCTTCCTTTTTGTTTACCTTCCGATCAAGCCCCCGTAAGTCTGCGTTGAAGCTATGTACACCTTCGAACATCGAACCAATTCTCcaagcttttatttttgttatttttctttgcttcgCTTTGTatcgctttgcttttgttgttgttattgggcttgggtttgttttgctttttgcttttggctctggcttttggAGGCTTGGGGACAGGCTATAAACCGTGGCAAGATCGTCATTGCGTTCATTGGTAAAAGTGAAGCGTGCGCGTGCGGTTGCCTCAACTACTTACAACTGCAACATAAGTTTGTCTCTGTGCTGTGCGAGCTCTGAGCTTTGTTTGTGTCGTTTGTTCCAATCGAGAAAGGTGATTATCACAGTTTATGTATCCTTTAAGGACTACCAAGTGACTACTGACCAGTGAATACAGTTTTTTCGAGCAACTTTTAGCGTACATATTTTGTTTCTGATCAGTTGAATGGTTTGTGTAATGGAAATTAAGGTGTGGACTTGTAAAATGGGTCACTGTTTGCAGGTTTTCATTTtagtaaatacaaaaaaaaaatcacttaATTTTAACTACAAAGTATGATGGTGGTGTCGTAGGTTTATCTTTATTTTGGCTCTTGCGAAAACTCTAATAAAAATGCCAATCAGAAGAGAATTGTTTTACAATTTCTTGACCAAGGATAAGCTTAAGTTTTGTGTAGCACATCAGAATGTATAAATTTATCCAATTCTAGTCAGACCTACCTCATACCGCATAACAGCAAAGAATATTcactttttgcacacatttttcgACCTACCTCAAATAAATCTGTCACAGTAGATTCTGTCAGTTTGAAGAACATTGCAAATAGTGTGAAAAACTTTGTCAGTTAACTCGACAATGATGAAGTGCCTTTTTGctacattttgtttgtattattttgcatGCCCCCATTTCGGGCAGCTTTATAGACCGACACTCCCCACACGCCCCACAGTCAGGCCCGGCCCCCATGCATTGAGGCAGAAGATTACGCAATATGTTTTCAGTGCAAATGAGTGGAAAATCTAATTTTCCAGCAGCATGCAAATTTTTTGGGTTGTAATTGCCAAAATGTCACGCTGCAGATTGTAGCAgctggggcagcggcagcgccagcttCAGCCAGTGACTGTGGCAGCGACAATAAGCTACTGCCTCTGGCTACTGTGGCAATTTTGAGGTCGTAAAACATTCAAGCAACATAccaataatatttaatggcTTAGCCATAAACGAACTTGATAAGAGAAGAGGAGACAGGCCCCTTTGGAGATCCACCGTTTGACATTTTTACAACTGAAACTGGATGTGACCTCGAGAATTAATGGCTAAAACTAAATAGCAGAGAGATAGTATTTGAGTTCGACAGTCCAGGTCCCTGGTTAAATACCCACACGAAAAGCCAACTGTGGAGGAGTAGGATCTCCAGCTTCTGCCTCTTCGAGGCTGCATCCAAGACATTCCACAGTAGAAATCTCAAGTCACGATTCCGTCtgcaattgaaaacaaaataatttatctCCTCGGAATGCGGGAAagtccacaaaaaaaaaacaaaatttatcTTCAGGCTTCTCCTGTCACTCTCTCGGATGGATTCTGTTTAAAGGAAAGTTTATTATTTGGGCACAAATGGGCGTTTCTTGCCATTCTGCTGTGACTGTAATTTGGGTTCAATATGCGAGTATTTCCCTTCTGATTGTAGTTCATTTTGTTGGTTAACAAATTGTGCGACAAATTCCAGACCCTGCAGCAGTCATCATCATTATGCGACTATGATATCTGGGGAGATAGTAAGAAAAGGTCTGCCCAAATTTTGCTTTGGTGTGCAATGATTGGCATCGAAATTATGGGAAGTTTTTGAAGGCCTAGGGTGGGTGTTGCATAAACAGATGCTTTAACGATCGTTTTGGGTAATTTTGAGAGAGTTGAAAGTGCAGATTGTAGCGTTGAAGATTCCCTTGGGGGCTGGCTATTTTTGGGTATTACTTGAACAGCTTTGAAGTTGAAGACAACAATAATCTGGGAGATACTCTGTGTAGATTGGAATGAGTAATAGTTTCAGGTTTTACTTTAAGTGTTGGGAAAATTCttcttgttttgctgttttcacATAAAAGCTTTAaactcttttctctctccatATTCTTTGCACATTTATCGGCTCTCTTTGGTTCGTACCTATTCGTACCTGACCATGCCAACAGTTTACAAAATCCATTAGCACCTGCTTCAACAGCGGATTGAAAGATGAAAGTGAATATCCCCCAGACGCTGAGAAGCTTCCACCTCTGCCCCAACTCTTTCTTCGACTCATCTCGCCGTACAGCGCCGACACCTTGTCAATATTTATCGATGTGGCCtgcacatatacataaatacatttttatgtcaTGACCAAAAACTGAGcgcaaaaaagcagcagaggcagagaccataccataccataccatttTCACTATCATTTCAAGTTGCTTTGCTGCGCGTTGATGTTCATTGTTATGGTTTTTTGCTGGCTGtcttttgctggcttttgctCATCTGAGAAAACCTGTAACCTGCGCAACCTGTAGCATGGTGTATGGTGTCCAGCAACGAACGACCGCAAGCGggtgctccttctccttttccttctgtgtggTTTGGTGTGCAACTTGGCCACCGCCGAACAGTTGACAGACTTTCTTCTACCGCCTGTCCAGTTTTTCTACATATTACTTTTTGAGCGCGACTTTTGTTTACTGttgttcagctgctgctgctgctgctgctggtgctgttgcttctgGAAAGAAAACGTtggaccagaccagacccggCCAGACCTGGCCAATTCCAGACCGACCAAGATCTGGCCAAGACCAGACCCGACCAAGAccaggcaattaaaatgtcgcCTCCGTTtcgctgttgcagcagcagcacatccgcATGCAACTTTCTTaacggcaggcagccagcgagaGCCCGAGCATCCTGCTTGATTAGGGGGCGCAACCCTTCCACACTTTAAAAGAGGTCAAAACGCTGTTGCACTTGTGGACAAATGTTGCAgcaccacacacaacaaacaggcaaacaTTCTAATTAGCACTACAACAATCCGAACCCCTTGAACAACATCAAAAGCAACTTAGcaacatatttatgcatgtacatgaGGTGGGGATACCTTGTTGGTTGTTGCAACAAGTCATCattgtgattgttgttgttgttgtggcaggtgctactgctgctgctgcggcttggCAAATCCGTCTTCTTTATAATTACTGTCATCGCTCGCTGCAGTTGtgcttaaaaaaaagaaacaaaaacagaaactcGTCTTGGCTTGGTCTTCGCCGTTCTACAAACAAGCTGCGACGACGGcgaagctgcaactgcaactgcaagtcGCTGCCCCAAGAGATTTCTCTAAAGAAATGTGCTTGAATGCGATTTTATCGATTGATTTCTAATTAGCAGGAAATGCCATAAACAAATCTAGGTAGTAAAAAGTCAATCAAAGAGGGTTGCAGTCGAAAATGCTGCTTAATTTTAGAGGTAAAAGTTCTTAGAAGACTTTGAGGACGCTCTTGAGAAACTATTCATGAAAAAAGAGctaacacattttttttgtaatatttaaaaggCAACAATTATGCACTTAAATATGTAAAGTTTACATAATTCtgcgaatttaattgaataaatatttattatatctGCAAAcgtttcattaaatattttaaagtgCATTTCGTTTGGAGTTATTTACTGGTTTTTGAGTAAAGTTTTGCCTAATCCTATATTATAAAACTAATCAATATTCGAGTCTCCTCAAACACCTGTTCCCCTGTGCAATATTTCGCGAGATTTACTTCAACTGAAGTAATGCTTCAGGCGCGtgatacataaataaaaaatgtgtttGCCTTAGAAGAAGACTGCAACTGGCTGTAAGCAAAAACCAGTTGGTCTAAGGCTGTAAAATGTAATGTATAAGCCGGAGATTAATTGCCCATGTATGGGGTGTatggaatggaaaggaaaggaatggTGGGGAGCCACAAATGCTCGGCAGATGCAGCCACGAAGCCGTGCCACAAGTGGCTTggaattaattatttaacacAGACACTGCCTGACACTGGCTGTGTCTCGCCGGATCGGAATGTTACGCAGATGTGTTCACGATAGTGCTTGGAAAAACATTATTCCAAAAGATTGCAGCGTGGAGCTGcgcttctctcttcttttggtATGCTGCAGttattttgtaatatttatttggctATTGGGCACGTTTTGAAGGTTGGTTTTTGCACGCCGAACAAGTGTACAATTATGTAAAAGAAATCCACATTTGAAGAGCCTAAGCCATCATTAGTCATATTGTATGTCTCGGAGGTACATCTCCCACAAGccaagcaaaaaaagagacaccTAAATGCCTTTCTCCAGCAGTTTATAACTACAAGTGCCCCCCATTGAAATGTTCAATAAAGCAAATATTGcgtaacaaaagaaaacaaagcaacaaaaagtaccCAAAAGAAGACTCAAGACAAAAATGAGAGCTACTTGTGAGCTGAAGAGAGACTCCACAACAAATTGTGGGGACAATTGGTTCGGAAATATGTTTCTCTGGAGCTGCCAATGCCCTTACCCACGACAATTAGTCGGAAGACAAAAAAGCCAAACGAAACGTGTGCTCATACACATACGCGTATCcgtataatatattttcttgtatAGGAAATGAGTTGAGTTTATGAAGCAACGGAAATTCATATTACAAAATTTACAAGCCgtgaaaaggcaaaaacaaaagccacatgCAATTGCGCGTGGCCAAAATCCAAGCCagagtatattttttttgggaatgTTATCAGCCGGAAGAGTTTCGTATATtggccagagaccagagaccctTCAGCCATCATGTGTAATGCATGACCATGGCTACGCGAGGCCTCCAGCCGAACTCTTACAACTTTCTCCATCGACGACAAGCATTTCGTATTGGTATGCACAAGGCAAACCTCGCACACCAGAGTTGAGCTAGAAACGAACGAGTACAGAAGAAGACTACATACATGGTGATAAATACGAGTGTGTACTGTGcacatggctggctggctccagAGTTGGGCTGGCCAGTGTATGGAGTTTTCTTGCTGTTGGTCAAGGCTTTGGGTAAGGTCAGTCGCACCTGTCACACAAAATGAAGGTCAGCTTTGAATGCAGAAAGACATTTTTGGGAAATTTAACTAAGTTTGATTGGGAATGATTTTACCTTGCCGCTGGATTGTTTCCCATCATCTGCACTCAACTGAATCGCTTCGTTAGTTGAAAATTAAACCTAAAAATATAGCACGCGTTTCAATCATTCCCCCAGACTTGGAATGACCAGACAATTCCAATGCGGATCTGATTGCAAAGTTTGTTTTTAGATTTTATGTAAGACTTGCTCGTTTACTTCATGTAATTTTGATGAGTGAGTGATAAAAAGAACCAGTTGGCAGCGTCAAGGGTGAAGGTAAGTTTTTTATGTAGAAAAGCATTAAACAATAAAGAGATTTGCATAGGAGATGGGTGGGTAGAGTGAGGACTCGCTAACGGAGAGCGACGATACAGTTGCTGGGTGAAAAAAATGATGGGATGTGGCTATGCTAATTGGGGGAACAATTCTCACGTTACGAAATAACTAGAAGCAAGGTTGAAGGCAAGGTTCTGTCCCGTCTAGTACCCAAttttcaaatggaaaactaCTCAATTAGATCAAATGGAATCAAATTGCACAGAATGACAATTGTGTGGGACAAATTCCAtcatacacacaaaactcaCAGTCAAAATTGATCAAAATCGatgcaaaacatttccaaTCACTGATTTCGCATAATGTCCCCCGCTGGTAACCATTCAAGCGGAAATGCTCTGGGTTGGGCACCATCTGATCTGATTTGAAAACAGTTTTGGGGCAAAAGCTAATGAATCGCCTACACTTGTCTCTTTGCAGTTGCCCTGAGATGTCTGTGCTGcggacgctgctgctgctggcactgagCGCCACCATGGCGCTGGCCCAGCGCCGCTTGGCCCTGCCCGATCCCCGGAGCTGTGCGAATCGGGTGCGCCACGCCTCCTACAGGGATGCACGCGGAGTCTCTCACTCGTACTTCTTCAGCTGGGAGCATGCGCCGACGCGCAGCCTGGAGGTGGACTGGCTGGATGCGAGAAATATTTGCCGTCGCCACTGCATGGACGCCGTGTCGCTGGAGACGCCGCAGGAGAATGACTTTGTGAAGCAGCGCATATCCCGCGGCAATGTGCGGTACATCTGGACGTCGGGCAGGAAGTGCAACTTTGCTGGCTGCGACAGGCCCGATCTGCAGCCACCGAACGAGAACGGCTGGTTCTGGTCCGGATCGGGCGCCAAGATCGGACCCACATCGCAGCGCAACACTGGCGACTGGTCGCCGACGGGAGGCTACAACCAGCCGCAGCCCGACAACCGGGAGGCTGCCCAGGGCAACGATGAGAGCTGCCTCTCCATCTTGAATAACTTCTACAACGATGGCATCAAGTGGCACGACGTCGCCTGCCACCACATCAAGCCCTTCGTCTGCGAGGACTCCGATGAGCTGCTGAACTTTGTCCGCTCCCGGAACCCCAATGCCCGCTTGTAATTCTACTCGTAATTCTAATGCTAAgcttaaacaaaaacaaaaaacaagaaacaagagaagatgaaattaaatatttatgtagccTTAGACGGAACATTGTttggttgattgattgattcatGGACTCATTGACTGTTCAATCCAATACTGATGCCTTCCACGCGCTTCTGGCCAATTCTGTTAACATTTTTTTCGTGGTTTTGTTCGCAGTGAAAATTCTAAAAGCAAAATTTGAATAACATTTCAGTGTCGATCCGCgcatgaaaaacaaaattgttaaataattttaaaaaattgttaataaatacaaattgaacccaacaaaaaacaaaaacccctcCGAATGGTTACATCTTTTATCTCCTATAACGACTTAGTTAACTCTTTTACAATGTGGTAGCATAAGAGTTAGGATAGTGCGGATAGTCACTGCAACAGCAGTGACTCTAGCTCCAGCGAGACTGAAGATTTCGTTATTATATCCACCCATTCCTCCATTCAGGCGGTGGACGTGGTGAACATCGATGAACAAATATATGAATTCACTTTCGATTGGGCAGCCATCTTTGCGAAGCTGCCGCCTGATGCCCAGCCGCAGGCAGAGCCTCCTACCTTCTATATTTGGTAGAACAATTTTGAAACTATCATGAAAAATCGACTTCTTACAGAACTAagataacaaaaaacactGCGATTGTGAACATTtaatgcatatatttttatttaattcattATAGTAATATTTCActagaaaatgcatgtaaatatatatatttattttgatatttccttTATCTGAATACTTTGGTAAGTTCTTTTGCTTATTGCAGCTTATTTGCCTAGTTACACATTTAGGTTTAGGAATAgttaaattattaaacaatttgttagCCATTTGGAGTTTGCAAGAAGACACAAAGTTAGCAGATTTCATCTAATAAAGTAGCTGATTCAGGTTACACCATGTACGGTATAGATTCAATTCacaattcaaatcaatttcattaaaataataatatacaaaTCTAAGGCTAAGTGTTTCAATTAATTCGAGGTTTCATAAGTGATTTCGGGCAtgtcataaaaatatacaaattatattatataaagTCCAAAATGAAtatacaattaaaatcaaatcaaagatCTTAGTCACTTAAAAATGAGATACAGAAATTAACAATGGTTTACATTGGGATATTCAATCGGTTATGGATTATTTAAGgagttctgtgtgtgtatgtggggatggtggtgatggtggtggtggtggtgggtggtgttGGTATTTTGCTCGACAAAATACAATCCTAAAAAGGTAAAATTAGAGACAAATTAATACACTGGTACAGGAAGACCTGCGATGAGGGGGGAACATAATGGCATGGCAATTGGTGTTAGTAATTTTCCAATAAAGCTTACACTTAAATTCGATTCGtgttaattttcatttagcCAATCGTTAGATGGATAGACTTTCTTTCCCTTTGGAGGATGTTAGTTGGCATGCACCTAAACCCAAAATTCTCGCATTACCTGCCACAAgggaatttcaatttgaacaacaacatcaaagaAAAGGAACACCAAAACAAGTTTTAGGCTTAACGCTCTCTACGCTCTACGCTCTCTACGATTATTATCTCTGTGTTTTTAGTAGCTGTGCGTGTACTGTTGGTCTTTGGTAACTTTTTTGAGTAACTTATGCAGTACTTGAGTTATGTGAGGCGCCACTGATCGCGTTGAACAAAGCCATGCTGTTGCGCTGATTAATGCTTTCGGCATCTTCGCTAAGCGGCTGGAAGGACTCGTCGTCGAGCAACTCACTGAGCGCCAGACACAGTTTCTCGTAGTTCTCCTTCAGCACATGATGATACTCCTTCTGATCGGCACTGATCATCCGCTCGTTCACGCACAAAGCCTTGTGGCAGACGCCAATGAAGTCACTGCATAAAAGGAAATTAAGTACAAGACACACGTGTACGATAATGCCATAAAACATACCGAAAAACATCCTTCAGATCACCAACGCGATCGAGCGAAAAGTTATTGATCACCTTGGCATCGAGAAAGGCGTGTGCATAGGCCAGCGGACCGGCATTCACAGTCACCGCCACGCTGCCTTGCAGGCGCAACTGCAACTTCTTGACATCGGCTGGCGGCATGATGATCTCCTCCAGCTCTGAAACCTTTGATTGCATCTCATCGATGGCCACCTCGATGGGACTCAGTTCGATAATCTCGCGGGACTTGACGGGAATGCGCTTCAGCACATAGGGAAACGAGTATGTGGCTGAGGGAAAGACAAACAAGTTAAAATCAATTCGAAATTG
The sequence above is a segment of the Drosophila subobscura isolate 14011-0131.10 chromosome U, UCBerk_Dsub_1.0, whole genome shotgun sequence genome. Coding sequences within it:
- the LOC117902706 gene encoding uncharacterized protein LOC117902706: MSVLRTLLLLALSATMALAQRRLALPDPRSCANRVRHASYRDARGVSHSYFFSWEHAPTRSLEVDWLDARNICRRHCMDAVSLETPQENDFVKQRISRGNVRYIWTSGRKCNFAGCDRPDLQPPNENGWFWSGSGAKIGPTSQRNTGDWSPTGGYNQPQPDNREAAQGNDESCLSILNNFYNDGIKWHDVACHHIKPFVCEDSDELLNFVRSRNPNARL